TGCTTGTTTCCTCCATGTTATGTGTGTCAGTGCAGGTTTTTGAGATATCCTCTTCAGTTGTTTGTCCTTGCTTTGTGATATGTTGGTGTTTAATGCATCCAAATTTTTTAAGGATTTTTGCCAAGTTCTTCCGAAACTTCACACCAATAAAGAAATAGAGAATAGGATTAAGACAACCATGGAAATAAGCAATTGCTTCGGTTATGACCAAGCCGTAGTCGAAATTGAAATGCATAGCAACATGCTTGTCCACAGCACGGATGATTTTCAAAATGTTGTAAGGGGTCTGCGTCAAAATGAATGCCACCACAATcgcaaatattatttgtaaggatTTGTGTTTGTGGAAGCCCTTTGCTTTGAATAAAGTGTTCACAATGATAGAGTAGAAAACAACCATGACCACTATGGGAAAGAAGAATCCAAGAACCATCTGTATTACTTCAGTGAATTTGTGTGTGTCTTCTGAAGGATAACTTGAGTGACATACCTTTTTGCCATTTGAAGCTTCAGTACTAAATATAAATTGCGGCATAGCAAATGCCAGAGAAATCACCCAAACTAAAATGCAAGCTGCAATACCCCATGTTCTTCTTTTGGCTTGGCTGACATGAGCTTTAGTAGCTTGGACAACAGCAAAATATCTGTCGA
This sequence is a window from Anolis carolinensis isolate JA03-04 chromosome 6, rAnoCar3.1.pri, whole genome shotgun sequence. Protein-coding genes within it:
- the cxcr6 gene encoding C-X-C chemokine receptor type 6; this encodes METEDEDYYEYLSKISEQDKNEREMFLQFNKIFLVCMYSVTCIFGISGNALVLIILIFYEKVKVLSDIFLVSLAIADLCFLCTLPFWAYMAADEWIFHTLPCKLIRGLYTMNLYGSMLTLTCITIDRYFAVVQATKAHVSQAKRRTWGIAACILVWVISLAFAMPQFIFSTEASNGKKVCHSSYPSEDTHKFTEVIQMVLGFFFPIVVMVVFYSIIVNTLFKAKGFHKHKSLQIIFAIVVAFILTQTPYNILKIIRAVDKHVAMHFNFDYGLVITEAIAYFHGCLNPILYFFIGVKFRKNLAKILKKFGCIKHQHITKQGQTTEEDISKTCTDTHNMEETSMYPL